A genomic window from Solanum stenotomum isolate F172 chromosome 10, ASM1918654v1, whole genome shotgun sequence includes:
- the LOC125842966 gene encoding uncharacterized protein LOC125842966, translating into MVNRETTPPFNTVKALRQGDPISPYLFSISMEYLSRCLAEAREFEGFKFYPKCGRLNITHLCFADDLLLFSRGDKKSVKIIYQCFLKFSQASGLQANMNKSSIYFGGVPDQVKLNILQHSGFGCGEFPFKYLGVPLSTKKLTIMQWSPLVNKIIARISSWTAKKLSYAGRMQLVKSILFGIQAYWSHLFIIPAKVLKFIESYCRSFTWSGSNTINKRALMAWEKVCLPKSVGGMNLINIRLWNQAAIAKICWDLANKSDKLRIRWIHSFYRKTQQFLAAPIPKQASLMVNKILNARLTLEQTQKQNDQVTIDSLYLSLLGNRPRVP; encoded by the coding sequence ATGGTAAATAGAGAGACCACACCCCCTTTTAATACTGTAAAAGCGCTTAGACAAGGAGACCCCATCTCTCCATACTTATTTTCTATATCTATGGAATACCTTAGTAGATGTCTTGCTGAAGCTAGAGAATTTGAGGGGTTCAAGTTTTATCCTAAGTGTGGCAGATTGAATATAACTCATTTATGTTTTGCAGATGATTTGTTACTTTTTAGTAGAGGGGATAAAAAATCTGTAAAGATAATATACCAGTGTTTCCTAAAGTTTTCTCAAGCATCAGGACTACAGGCAAACATGAATAAAAGCTCCATATATTTTGGTGGTGTACCTGATCAGGTAAAACTGAACATACTCCAACATAGTGGATTTGGATGTGGTGAGTTTCCTTTCAAGTATCTCGGTGTTCCTCTATCGACCAAGAAACTGACTATTATGCAGTGGTCACCACTAGTGAATAAAATTATTGCTAGAATCTCCTCCTGGACTGCTAAGAAACTCTCATATGCAGGAAGAATGCAATTGGTTAAATCTATACTATTTGGTATTCAAGCCTACTGGTCTCATCTCTTTATCATTCCTGCAAAAGTGCTTAAGTTTATTGAATCATATTGTAGAAGTTTCACTTGGTCAGGATCTAATACTATTAACAAGAGAGCATTGATGGCATGGGAAAAGGTATGCCTACCTAAATCAGTTGGAGGCATGAACCTCATTAACATCAGATTGTGGAACCAAGCTGCTATTGCCAAAATCTGTTGGGACCTTGCTAACAAATCTGACAAGCTAAGGATTAGATGGATCCACTCTTTTTATAGAAAGACTCAACAATTCCTCGCCGCACCTATTCCAAAGCAAGCTTCATTGATGGTCAATAAGATACTTAATGCTAGACTGACTTTAGAGCAAACACAGAAACAAAATGATCAGGTAACCATTGACAGCCTTTACCTGAGTTTACTTGGAAACAGACCTAGAGTGCCCTGA